The Miscanthus floridulus cultivar M001 chromosome 17, ASM1932011v1, whole genome shotgun sequence genome has a window encoding:
- the LOC136518616 gene encoding 1-deoxy-D-xylulose-5-phosphate synthase 1, chloroplastic: MALSTTFSVPRGFLAVPAHQDSHFASAAEQLHGHKLLQARPPRPRRRSACVSASLSEREAEYYSQRPPTPLLDTINYPVHMKNLSVKELRQLADELRSDVIFHVSKTGGHLGSSLGVVELTVALHYVFNAPQDRILWDVGHQSYPHKILTGRRDKMPTMRQTNGLAGFTKRAESEYDCFGTGHSSTTISAALGMAVGRDLKGGKNNVVAVIGDGAMTAGQAYEAMNNAGYLDSDMIVILNDNKQVSLPTATLDGPVPPVGALSSALSKLQSSRPLRELREVAKGVTKQIGGSVHELAAKVDEYARGMISGPGSSLFEELGLYYIGPVDGHNIDDLITILNDVKSTKTTGPVLIHVVTEKGRGYPYAERAADKYHGVAKFDPATGKQFKSPAKTLSYTNYFAESLIAEAEQDSKIVAIHAAMGGGTGLNYFLRRFPSRCFDVGIAEQHAVTFAAGLACEGLKPFCAIYSSFLQRGYDQVVHDVDLQKLPVRFAMDRAGLVGADGPTHCGAFDVAYMACLPNMVVMAPSDEAELCHMVATAAAIDDRPSCFRYPRGNGIGVPLPPNYKGTPLEVGKGRILLEGDRVALLGYGSAVQYCLAAASLVERHGLRVTVADARFCKPLDHALIRSLAKSHEVLITVEEGSIGGFGSHVAQFMALDGLLDGKLKWRPLVLPDRYIDHGSPADQLAEAGLTPSHIAATVFNILGQNREALAIMAVPNA, from the exons ATGGCGCTGTCGACGACGTTCTCTGTCCCAAGAGGATTCCTCGCCGTGCCTGCTCATCAGGACTCCCATTTCGCTTCGGCGGCCGAGCAGCTCCATGGCCACAAGTTGCTCCAGGCCAGGCCTCCCAGG CCTCGGCGTCGGTCGGCATGCGTGTCAGCGTCGCTGTCGGAGCGCGAGGCGGAGTACTACTCGCAGCGGCCGCCCACGCCGCTGCTGGACACCATAAACTACCCCGTCCACATGAAGAACCTGTCCGTGAAGGAGCTGCGGCAGCTGGCCGACGAGCTCCGGTCCGACGTCATCTTCCACGTGTCCAAGACCGGCGGCCACCTCGGGTCCAGCCTCGGCGTGGTGGAGCTCACCGTCGCGCTGCACTACGTCTTCAACGCGCCGCAGGACCGCATCCTCTGGGACGTCGGCCACCAG TCGTACCCGCACAAGATCCTGACGGGGCGGCGCGATAAGATGCCGACGATGCGGCAGACCAACGGGCTGGCGGGGTTCACGAAGCGCGCCGAGAGCGAGTACGACTGCTTCGGCACGGGCCACAGCTCCACCACCATCTCCGCCGCGCTGGGGATGGCGGTGGGGCGGGACCTCAAGGGCGGCAAGAACAACGTGGTGGCGGTgatcggcgacggcgccatgacgGCGGGCCAGGCGTACGAGGCCATGAACAACGCCGGGTACCTGGACTCCGACATGATCGTCATCCTCAACGACAACAAGCAGGTGTCGCTGCCCACGGCCACGCTCGACGGGCCCGTGCCGCCCGTCGGCGCGCTCAGCAGCGCCCTCAGCAAGCTGCAGTCCAGCCGCCCGCTCAGGGAGCTCAGGGAGGTGGCCAAG GGAGTGACGAAGCAGATCGGCGGCTCAGTGCACGAGCTGGCGGCGAAGGTGGACGAGTACGCCCGCGGCATGATCAGCGGCCCCGGCTCGTCGCTCTTCGAGGAGCTCGGCCTCTACTACATCGGCCCCGTCGACGGCCACAACATCGACGACCTCATCACCATCCTCAACGACGTCAAGAGCACCAAGACCACCGGCCCCGTCCTCATCCACGTCGTCACCGAGAAGGGCCGCGGCTACCCCTACGCCGAGCGAGCCGCCGACAAGTACCACG GTGTCGCCAAGTTTGATCCGGCCACCGGGAAGCAGTTCAAGTCCCCGGCCAAGACGCTGTCCTACACCAACTACTTCGCTGAGTCGCTCATCGCCGAGGCGGAGCAGGACAGCAAGATCGTGGCCATCCACGCGGCCATGGGCGGCGGCACGGGGCTCAACTACTTCCTCCGCCGCTTCCCGAGCCGGTGCTTCGACGTCGGGATCGCGGAGCAGCACGCCGTGACGTTCGCGGCCGGCCTCGCCTGTGAGGGCCTCAAGCCCTTCTGCGCTATCTACTCGTCGTTCCTGCAGCGCGGCTACGACCAAGTCGTGCACGACGTCGATCTGCAGAAGCTCCCGGTGAGGTTCGCCATGGACAGGGCCGGGCTGGTCGGCGCGGACGGGCCGACCCACTGCGGCGCGTTCGACGTCGCCTACATGGCCTGCCTGCCCAACATGGTCGTCATGGCCCCGTCCGACGAGGCCGAGCTCTGCCACAtggtcgccaccgccgccgccatcgacgACCGCCCGTCCTGCTTCCGGTACCCGAGAGGCAACGGCATTGGCGTCCCGTTGCCGCCCAACTACAAAGGCACTCCCCTCGAG GTCGGCAAGGGCAGGATCCTGCTGGAGGGCGACCGGGTGGCGCTGCTGGGGTACGGGTCGGCAGTGCAGTACTGCCTGGCCGCCGCGTCCCTGGTGGAGCGCCACGGCCTCAGGGTCACCGTCGCCGACGCGAGGTTCTGCAAGCCGCTGGACCACGCCCTGATCAGGAGCCTGGCCAAGTCCCACGAGGTGCTCATCACCGTGGAGGAAGGCTCCATCGGAGGCTTCGGTTCGCACGTCGCCCAGTTCATGGCCCTGGACGGCCTCCTCGACGGCAAACTCAAG TGGCGGCCGCTGGTGCTTCCTGACAGGTACATCGACCATGGATCGCCGGCCGATCAGCTGGCCGAGGCTGGGCTGACGCCGTCGCACATCGCCGCGACGGTCTTCAACATCCTGGGGCAGAACAGGGAGGCTCTTGCCATCATGGCTGTGCCGAACGCGTAG